The nucleotide sequence CAGCCGGATCGGGTTGTAGCCGCGGCCATTGCGCTGGCGCTGTAGATGGACATCGACTTGGCCCATGGTTTCGCTGGGGTGCAGGTAAATGCGGGCGTGGGTGCCGGCATCCAGCTGCCAGTTGGCATGATGTATTAAGTGGCCAAGCGAATGTCCGCGTTCGGCGGCCATTTGCAGTCGCCGCAAGGCCGCGCTGGAGGGTGCGTGACGTAACCAGGCCATGGCGCTGTCGACGCAGCCGGACTGTAAGCATCGTTCAAAAGCCCACAGTGCATCGCCTGAGTTTTGAGTGCGGATAAGCAGGCAGTTGGCTAGATTAATACCCTGCGCGGCCAAGGCTTGTGGCATGGGGGTGTGTGGCGGATCGAGCCAGACCCAAAGTTTGTCGGTGTCGCCGCGTTTTTGCAGTCCCGGCAGTATCAGTTGAAGTTCGCCGGCGCCGGGTGTTTTGCTGTGTATTTCGGTGATGCCGTGCGCCGGCCAGCCGCCTTGTGCAAGCTGGTCGTCGAGCTGGGTGAATCCGCTGGGGCGCTTGCCCGCGGGCTTTGTGCGCAAGGACGAGCCGTCCGCGGTCCAGACCTGGCCTTGTTCAAGGATGGAACCGAGTGTGATGGTTTGCATACTGTCATTATATACAGTAATTGAGGGCGCGTGATATACCTGGGTCGGTGGTATAGTTAGATGTAGTAATAAAACAATATTTTAGAAGGTGAGTTCAGATGTCATTGCGCCGCACAAAAATCGTAGCCACTTTGGGACCGTCAACGGACTCGCCCGAGATGATCGATCGGATCATCAAGGCGGGCGTTAATTGCGTTCGCCTGAACTTCTCGCACGGCGAGCCGGAAGATCATCGCCAGCGCGCGGAGTGGGTGCGTAAAGCGGCCTCTGACAACCAAGTGCAGGTCGCGATTTTGGCCGACTTGCAGGGTCCTAAGATCCGTATTGCACGCTTTGCCGATGGCCACATTGAGCTGGCCCCCGGCGACACCTTCGTGTTGGATGCCAGCCTTGAACGCGATGCCGGCACACAAACCGAAGTTGGTATTGATTACAAGGCATTGCCCAGCGATTGCACCGCCGGCGACTTGTTGTTGCTAGACGACGGCCGTATCACCTTGCGCGTTCAGTCGATCAGTGGCGAGCGCATCACCACGGTGGTTGAGCGTGCCGGCACGCTGAGCAATAACAAGGGCATTAACCGCCAAGGCGGCGGTCTGTCGGCGCCTGCGCTGACCCAAAAAGACTTGAGCGACCTGCGCAGCGCGGTCGAAATCGGCATTGATTATATCGCCGTGTCCTTCCCTCGCAGCGCTGCGGACATGCGAGAAGCGCGCCGCGAAATGAAGGCCGTGGGCGGCACCGCAGGTTTGATTGCCAAAATCGAACGCGCCGAAGCGGTCGCCGACGAAGCCACCTTGGACGCGATTATTCGTGAATCCGACGGTGTCATGGTGGCGCGTGGTGATTTGGGCGTGGAAATTGGTGACGCCCACTTGGTCGGCGTTCAAAAACGCATTATCGCTCGGGCCCGTGCCTTGGATCGCATCGTCATTACGGCGACACAGATGATGGAATCAATGATTTCAAGCTCACTGCCGACGCGTGCCGAAGTGTTTGACGTCGCCAACGCGGTCTTGGACGGTACCGATGCGGTCATGTTAAGCGGTGAAACGGCCGCTGGCAGTTACCCGGTTGAAACTGTCGAGGCTATGGCGCGCACCGCCGAAGGCGCCGAAGTTGAACGCGAAGCGCGTATTTCCGAGGAGCGCCTACAGCAAGCCTTCACCAGCCATGACGAGGCGATTGCCTTGAGCGCCATGTATGCGGCCAACCGCCTCAAAGGCGTCGCGGCGATTCTGTGTTTGACCGAATCCGGTTCAACACCGCGTTGGATGAGCCGGATCGGCTCGCATTTGCCGATTATTGCGATGACCCGTGAGCCCTCAGCGCTGGGTCGGATGGCCCTGTATCGTGGTGTTTTCCCGGTTGCACTGGATTACCAGTCCACGCCGAGTCTGCGCGTTGACGAGCAAGCCATCCAGGCGGCCGCTACCTTGGGCTACCTTAAGGCCGATGATTTGGTGATCTTTACCAAAGGCGATCGCTTGGGGCTGCACGGCGGCACCAACACCATGAAAATTTTGCGCGTCGGCGATTTTCTCTAAGTCGCTGGAACCCATCACCTCTTTTGGGCTCTAATGGGCCCATGCGATGGCTCTTACTGATTGCTGCGGTTGTCCTTAGCACAACCGTTCGCGCCACTACCTTGCCCGCCGGCACCGTGCCGGCGTTGGTGTCTGAATCTGGCCAGTTAACGGCCGGCCAAACGCATTGGGTCGGTTTGCACCTGCGCTTACAGCCAGGCTGGCACACCTATTGGCGCAACGCTGGGGCGTCTGGTGCGCCCGCGCAGATCGATTGGGCGCTGCCGCCGAGTTGGATTGTCGGATCGACTCGCTGGCCGACCCCCGAGGCCAAAGTGTTTGCCGGGCTCAACGTATTTGGTTACGAATCCGAGGTGCTGTTGATGGCCCCGATTCAGGTCCCGTGGGACTACCAGGGCGCGTCGGTGACGGTATCGGCTGACGCTAACTGGCTGACCTGTCGTGACATCTGTGTGCCTGAATCCGCCACCCTTAGCTTGACCTTGGGGCCGGACGGTATTGGCCAGCCCCGCCTGTTTGCCCAGACCCGTGCCGCGCTGCCGGCCAGTGAGCCGCTGGACGCCGTGTGGGATGCCCGCGGACGGCTCGCGGTCAGCCTGCCGGCGGGTATCCCGTCGGGTTCGCGCTGGCAGCTATTCCCCTACAGCAACGACGTTATCGCCGCGGCGGATTTCGCCCCGGTTGCCGCCGTGGGTCAGCGCGCGGTGTTTTCGGCGTCGCCGGGCGATGTCCGTCCGCGGGCCTTGGTGGTCCACCAGGCCAGCGGCCAAAGTTGGCCGTTA is from Litorivicinus lipolyticus and encodes:
- the imuA gene encoding translesion DNA synthesis-associated protein ImuA, whose product is MQTITLGSILEQGQVWTADGSSLRTKPAGKRPSGFTQLDDQLAQGGWPAHGITEIHSKTPGAGELQLILPGLQKRGDTDKLWVWLDPPHTPMPQALAAQGINLANCLLIRTQNSGDALWAFERCLQSGCVDSAMAWLRHAPSSAALRRLQMAAERGHSLGHLIHHANWQLDAGTHARIYLHPSETMGQVDVHLQRQRNGRGYNPIRLPLLALQAAQHAKPKPSNLPDHAQLSWLEPHRHAQL
- the pyk gene encoding pyruvate kinase, whose product is MSLRRTKIVATLGPSTDSPEMIDRIIKAGVNCVRLNFSHGEPEDHRQRAEWVRKAASDNQVQVAILADLQGPKIRIARFADGHIELAPGDTFVLDASLERDAGTQTEVGIDYKALPSDCTAGDLLLLDDGRITLRVQSISGERITTVVERAGTLSNNKGINRQGGGLSAPALTQKDLSDLRSAVEIGIDYIAVSFPRSAADMREARREMKAVGGTAGLIAKIERAEAVADEATLDAIIRESDGVMVARGDLGVEIGDAHLVGVQKRIIARARALDRIVITATQMMESMISSSLPTRAEVFDVANAVLDGTDAVMLSGETAAGSYPVETVEAMARTAEGAEVEREARISEERLQQAFTSHDEAIALSAMYAANRLKGVAAILCLTESGSTPRWMSRIGSHLPIIAMTREPSALGRMALYRGVFPVALDYQSTPSLRVDEQAIQAAATLGYLKADDLVIFTKGDRLGLHGGTNTMKILRVGDFL